A part of Paenibacillus sp. IHBB 10380 genomic DNA contains:
- a CDS encoding TetR/AcrR family transcriptional regulator codes for MNGKRGRPRNVEAQNSILSASYELLLENGFQAVTVDKIADRAQVSKATIYKWWPNKAAVVMDGFLYAATTRLPVPDTDSAFSDILIHATNLTRFLTSREGTIITELLGEGQFDSGLAEAYRTRFFRPRRLEARSLLEKGIQLGELKKDLDIDICIDLIYGPIFYRLLVTGEKLDETYVQHLVQNAFEGIRST; via the coding sequence ATGAATGGTAAAAGAGGAAGACCGCGTAATGTAGAAGCGCAAAACTCTATCCTTTCCGCATCCTATGAGTTATTGTTGGAAAATGGCTTTCAAGCCGTCACAGTTGATAAAATCGCCGATCGTGCTCAAGTTAGCAAGGCTACCATTTATAAATGGTGGCCTAACAAAGCTGCCGTGGTAATGGATGGTTTCCTGTATGCCGCCACGACCAGATTGCCAGTGCCTGATACGGATTCGGCATTTAGTGATATTCTCATTCATGCCACGAATTTAACCCGGTTTTTGACAAGTCGGGAGGGAACCATCATTACGGAGCTATTAGGCGAAGGACAGTTTGATTCAGGATTGGCGGAGGCTTATCGTACTCGATTTTTCCGTCCCCGCCGACTTGAGGCAAGAAGTCTATTAGAGAAAGGGATTCAACTCGGGGAACTGAAAAAAGACCTCGACATCGACATATGCATTGATCTCATTTACGGACCGATTTTCTATCGTTTGCTTGTAACAGGTGAGAAGTTGGATGAAACCTATGTGCAACATTTGGTACAAAACGCATTTGAAGGAATCCGCTCTACCTGA